One genomic window of Nocardioides daphniae includes the following:
- a CDS encoding cobalamin-dependent protein (Presence of a B(12) (cobalamin)-binding domain implies dependence on cobalamin itself, in one of its several forms, or in some unusual lineages, dependence on a cobalamin-like analog.), translating to MAVRARDAGFEVIYQGIRLTPEQIVAAAVAEDVHCVGLSILSGSHMELVPTVLQGLRDAGLEDLPVIVGGIIPDSDGKALVEQGVAAVYTPKDFGLTEIMDGVVDVIRAANGLD from the coding sequence GTGGCCGTGCGGGCGCGCGACGCTGGTTTCGAGGTCATCTACCAGGGCATCCGCCTCACCCCCGAGCAGATCGTCGCCGCCGCCGTGGCCGAGGACGTGCACTGCGTGGGCCTGTCGATCCTCTCGGGCTCGCACATGGAGCTCGTGCCCACCGTCCTCCAGGGCCTGCGGGACGCCGGCCTCGAGGACCTGCCCGTCATCGTCGGCGGCATCATCCCCGACTCCGACGGCAAGGCGCTCGTCGAGCAGGGTGTGGCAGCCGTCTACACGCCGAAGGACTTCGGCCTGACGGAGATCATGGACGGCGTCGTCGACGTCATCCGCGCGGCCAACGGCCTCGACTGA